The following DNA comes from Microbacterium wangchenii.
GCGACGGCGCGGTGCTGGGCCGCGTAGGCGCCACCCTCCCCCAGGTCCAGGTCGCGCGGTCCGGAGCGCTCGGCATCGGCGATCGGGATCGAGTGGGTGGAGAACAGCACGCGGATCGCCTCGGGCGCGATGCCGTCGGCGAGGAAGTTCCGCACAGCCGTGCGCACGCCCTCGATGAACGTCGCGACGAAGCCGGGGTGGTCGAAGAACTGCCGCACCTTGTCGATCGTGACCGTCTCACCCAGCCCGGTGGACTCCAGCACCCGGGCGAAATCCTCCCGATACTGGCGGCAGCTGGAGAAGGAGCTGTAGGCGCTGGTGGCGATGGCCAGCAGCGTCGTATCGCCCGCGGCCGCGGCATCCTGCACCGCCTCTTCCAGGTAGGGGGCCCAGTTGCGGTTTCCCCAGTACACCGGCAGCCCGAGGCCCCGGCGCTCGATCTCGGCTTCCAGCGCGGCCTTCAGCGCACGGTTCTGCGCGTTGATCGGGCTGACGCCGTCGAAGTGGCGGTAGTGGTGCGCGACCTCCTCCAGGCGCTCGTCGGGGATGCCGCGTCCGCGGGTGACGTTGCGCAGGAAGGGGATGACGTCCTCCTGCCCCTCGGGCCCGCCGAAGCCGGCCAGGAGGATGGCGTCGTAGGCGACGGGCTCTTCGATCCACGGCAGACCCGAACGCGCGGCGGGGCTGGCGTAGGGAACGGGCTCGGTGGCGGGGGGCTGGGGAGCTTGTGGCGGCACCTCTCCATCTTCTCACCGTCCCCGCGCCCGCTCTCCGTTCCCGGGGAGCCCGGCGCTAGGCTGTTACGGTTGCCGCCGGCGCCAGCAGCGCCTCGCGACATCCCGCCTCTTACCCCTGGGAGCATGCACGTGCCTGGAGAGAACCTCACCCGCATCGAGGCGCAGGAGCGCCGCGCCGTCGTCGACACCCACTCGTACGAGGTCGCCCTCGACCTCACGCGGGGCGCGGAGGTGTTCGGGTCGCGGACGGTCATCCGCTTCGCCGCCGCCGAGGGCGCAGACACCTTCGTCGACCTGATCGCGCGCGAAGTGCGCGAGATCACCCTCAACGGCCGTCCGGTCGACCTGGCCGCCTTCTCCGACTCGCGCATCGCGCTGAGCGGCTTGGCCGCCGAGAACGAACTCGTCGTGGACGCGGACTGCCTGTACACCAACACCGGTGAGGGGCTGCACCGCTTCGTCGACCCGGTCGACGAAGAGGTCTACCTGTACTCGCAGTTCGAGGTTCCCGACTCACGGCGGATGTACGCCGTCTTCGAGCAGCCGGATCTGAAGGCCGCCTTCCAGTTCACCGTCACCGCCCCCGAGCAGTGGGCGGTGGTCTCCAACTCCCCCACGCCCGAGCCGCAGCGCCACGGCGACGGGACGGCCACGTGGACGTTCGAGCCCACGCCGCGGATCTCGTCGTACATCACCGCGCTCATCGCCGGCCCCTACGAGTCGACGTTCTCGGAGCTGACCAGTTCCTCCGGCCGTGTCATCCCGCTGGGCGTCTACGCGCGCAAGAGCCTGTGGCAGTACCTGGACGCCGACTACGTCTTCGACAA
Coding sequences within:
- a CDS encoding ferrochelatase, which encodes MPPQAPQPPATEPVPYASPAARSGLPWIEEPVAYDAILLAGFGGPEGQEDVIPFLRNVTRGRGIPDERLEEVAHHYRHFDGVSPINAQNRALKAALEAEIERRGLGLPVYWGNRNWAPYLEEAVQDAAAAGDTTLLAIATSAYSSFSSCRQYREDFARVLESTGLGETVTIDKVRQFFDHPGFVATFIEGVRTAVRNFLADGIAPEAIRVLFSTHSIPIADAERSGPRDLDLGEGGAYAAQHRAVAELVMAELAESVAEVAWDLVYQSRSGPPQQPWLEPDVNDVIAGLPAEGVEAVAIVPLGFVSDHMEVLWDLDTEAMEAAAEAGLRAVRTPTPGVDPAYVSGLVDLIEERLRGTPAAERPHATALGPWFDVCRPGCCENVRAGFKPAAAGVAP